A stretch of Shinella zoogloeoides DNA encodes these proteins:
- a CDS encoding 5'-methylthioadenosine/S-adenosylhomocysteine nucleosidase (Enables the cleavage of the glycosidic bond in both 5'-methylthioadenosine and S-adenosylhomocysteine), protein MSFTLKTVADRRILYVMAADAEYGPHLKARIAPFMTGVGPVEAAVQLTLALCHLEAEGNLPDYVVSLGSAGSATLEQTAIYQATSVSYRDMDASPLGFTKGATPFLDLPVEVALPFTIPGIPTARLSTGANIVSGAAYADIDADMVEMETYAELRACQAFNVPLIGLRGISDGKAELTHIGDWTEYLHVIDEKLAAAVDLLEAAIAGGTVIRNG, encoded by the coding sequence ATGAGCTTCACCCTCAAGACCGTCGCGGACAGGCGCATCCTCTATGTCATGGCCGCCGATGCCGAATACGGCCCACACCTGAAAGCCCGCATCGCGCCCTTCATGACCGGCGTCGGCCCGGTCGAGGCCGCCGTGCAACTGACGCTCGCCCTTTGCCATCTGGAAGCGGAAGGAAACCTTCCCGACTACGTCGTCTCACTCGGTTCGGCCGGCTCCGCCACGCTGGAGCAGACCGCCATCTACCAGGCGACATCGGTCTCCTATCGCGACATGGACGCCTCGCCCCTCGGCTTCACCAAGGGCGCGACGCCTTTCCTCGACCTGCCCGTGGAAGTCGCCCTGCCCTTCACCATCCCCGGCATTCCGACCGCGCGGCTTTCAACGGGCGCCAACATCGTCTCCGGCGCGGCCTATGCCGATATCGACGCCGACATGGTGGAGATGGAGACCTATGCGGAACTGCGCGCCTGCCAGGCCTTCAACGTCCCGCTCATCGGCCTTCGCGGCATTTCCGACGGCAAGGCCGAGCTCACCCATATCGGCGACTGGACGGAATACCTGCATGTGATCGACGAAAAGCTCGCCGCCGCCGTCGATCTACTGGAAGCGGCCATCGCAGGCGGAACCGTCATTCGCAACGGCTGA
- a CDS encoding PaaI family thioesterase, which produces MTGIPSADFAGRIARSFERQAAMRLIGAELTRVEHGTVEIELPFDDKLTQQHGFLHAGVISAALDTACGYAAYSVIDADASILTIEFKVNLMSPGRGECFLFRGEVTKPGSNIIVADGRGYAISDGPAKLIASMTGTMMVVRGREDIAE; this is translated from the coding sequence ATGACAGGCATTCCTTCGGCTGACTTCGCCGGCCGCATCGCACGGAGCTTCGAGCGGCAGGCCGCCATGCGGCTCATCGGCGCGGAGCTGACCCGCGTCGAGCACGGCACGGTGGAGATCGAGCTGCCCTTCGACGACAAGCTGACGCAGCAGCACGGCTTTCTGCATGCCGGCGTCATCTCCGCCGCGCTGGACACGGCCTGTGGCTATGCCGCCTATTCCGTCATCGACGCGGACGCCTCGATCCTCACCATCGAGTTCAAGGTGAACCTCATGTCGCCGGGGCGCGGCGAGTGCTTCCTCTTCCGCGGCGAGGTCACCAAGCCCGGCAGCAACATCATCGTCGCCGATGGACGCGGCTATGCCATCTCCGACGGCCCCGCCAAGCTGATCGCATCCATGACCGGCACGATGATGGTCGTGCGCGGCCGCGAGGACATCGCCGAATGA